Below is a genomic region from Fundidesulfovibrio magnetotacticus.
GTCCGCGCCCCCCTGAATCAACTCGTAACGCCCGCCCCCGCCCAACCCGATGCCACCGTCCAGCGTGACGACTCCGGCACGCTCGTCTCGCCCTACCAGCCAGCCCCCCCGGGCCTCGCCATGGGACGCAACCAGGGACGCGCCTCCATCCCGCTGGACATGGAAAACATCAACCAAGGCTGGGATCACCTCAACGCCGGACAACCCGCCGACGCCCTGGCGCACTTCGAGAAAGCACAACGCTCCAAGGAACAGGGCCTGGCCGCTGAAGCTACCCTGGGCTCAGCTTACGCCCTCTGGCGGCTCGGACGCGAAACCCAGGCCGCGGAGAGCTTCAAAACCCTCGTGGATGCCGGCTTCCGCCTCCCCGAAACACTCCCCAACCTGCTCTTCCTCCTGCACAAACGCGGCGGCCCCAAAGCCGTGGAACCCTACCTGCAACTCCTGCCGGAAGAGGATCGCGCCCGCTGGCGCAAATAAAGCGGTCGAGCAGACCGAGTGGCGCCGGGTGAAGGTGGATCGCCCCCCCTGACGCAAGTGAAGCCTAGGCTCGGCAGGATCAGGCGAATCGGCCTGGCGGCAGACGGAGAAGCCCCCGGCGGCCAGGGCTCCGCCCTGGACCCGGCAATTGCTTCGCGGGCTTCACCGGGAAGGACTGTGTTGCCGACGCCTGGCCTCTGCACGGGGAGAGGCCCGGCTCCGGCCTGCAAGACCTTTGCGGCTGCGCCGCCTTTCGCGCGGGAATTCGCGCAAAACCGCGAATCCCCGCCCGGGGGGCCGTGGCGCTGCGCGTCAGATTGTCGAGCAAGATCCATTTCTTGGAATTTTGAGGATAATTCCTTGTTCATCGTCGCTTGCGACGATGGCAGTCCGCCGGGATAAGCGCTGCTTTAAGCGCGTTCCCGGCGGGTGTCTGCTGCTGTCCGGGCATCCGGGGTCTGTCCGCCCCCTCCCACACAGGCATACCCGGTGAAACCCGCGAAGCAACTAGGGATTCCAAAGGGCGTAGCCCTTTGGCCGCCGGAGGCTATTCCTCCTCCTTCTCCTTTTTCTCCTCTCTCTCCCTCCACCGCCGCAACGCCACCGGACGCCCACGCGAAGCGGCGCCCGGGCATGACTTCGTTGCGATTCAGGACAAAAAGCCCCCCGGCCGCGGGGCCGGGGGGCTCTTCTCATACATGGCGGATCGGGTCGTGTTCAGCCGCCGACTTTCATGCCGCCGCCCTGGATACCCACGGGGCCGAGGATTTCGGGGGCGACGATCTTTTCGGGGGTCTTCTCGTTAAGATAGGCCAGGTAGGCGCGCAGGAGCTGTTCGCGCTGGAAGGAGAGGGCCTGGTTCATGACCTTGGCCTTGTCGCGCTGCCAGTCGGCGTCCGGGGGGGCGGCGCGATCCTTGAGTTTGGCGATCACGAAAGCGCCGGGCACGGCGTAGGTTCCGGGCAGCCAGCCGGGTTCCTTGGCGGTGAAGGCGGCTTCGAGGATGGCGGTGGACTGTCCCAGGCCCTGGGCCGGGCCGGAGCGCGGGAAGGGGGGGGTGGTGGAGAAGGCGCTCTTGTACTGGTCGGCCACCTTGGCCTGTCCTTCGGGGGTGGCCAGCAGGGCGGCGGTTTCCTTGGCCTTGGCTTCGGCCAGCTTGAGGGCTTCCTGCTCCACGAGGTCGGCCTTCACGGCGTCGGCCACTTCATCCAGGGGCGGGATGTTCTCGGGCTTGGCTTCCAGCACCTTGGCGAGCACGTAGCCTTCGCCGGCGGCCAGGGCCTGGGGCACGGCCTTTCCGGCCTGCTGGGCGAAGAGGGCGTTGAGCGATTCGGTGGAGAGGTTCAGGTCCAGGGGTGGGCGCTGGCGGTTGAAGAACTCGGAGGTTTTGGCCTCGAGTCCCTTGGCCTGGGCCAGTTTGGAGGGGGCGGCGCCGCCGATGAGCTCTTCGAGCATGGCGTCCACGGTCTTGCCGATGGTTTCAGCGGCCTTGTCCTCGGCGAGTTCGCGGCGGATGTCGTCGGAGGCTTCCTCGAGGGAAGTGACGCCTTCGGCCTTCTTGTCCATGACCTGGATGACGTGCAGGCCGAACTGGGTGCGCACGAGGCCGGAGATGTCGCCCTTCTTGAGGGCGAAGGCGGCCTGTTCGAATTCGGGCACCATGGCGCCTTTGGGGAACCAGCCCAGGTCGTCGCCGTTGACGGCGGGGTCGCCCTTCACGGCGAGCACCTTGTCGAAGGCTTCGCCCTTCTTGAGCCGGGCGGCCAGGTCGAGCAGGCGTTTTTCGGCGGCTTTGACTTGGGCTTCGGGGGCGTCCGGGGCCAGGAGCACGAGGAGGTGGTTGGCCTTGACCATCTCTGGGTGTTTGAACTTGTCGGGGTTGGCGTCGTAGTAGGCTTTCACTTCTTCGACGGTGACGGCCTTGGGGTCTGCCAGGGACGCGGGGGTGATCTCCACGTATTCGATCTTCACCTCGGCGGGGCGCTTGTACTTTTCACGGGTGGCCTCGTAGGCCGCCTTCACCTGCTCGGGGGTGACGGTCACCTGGGCGGCGAAGTCCTTGGCCGGGAAGGCCAAGTAGTCGAGCACGGCCTTTTCCTGGCTGAAGTTGTAGAGCGCGCGGATCTCGGGTTCGGCCACGTAGACGGGCTGGGTCACGTAGACCATCATCTTTTCGAGGAGCAGATCGCGGCGCTGTTCGGCCTCGAACATCTCGGGGTTGACGCCGATGGACTTGAGCTTCTCTTTATAGAGATCGTAGTCGAATTTGCCCTGGTCGTTCTGGAAGGCGGGCACGCGGGCGATTTCGGCCTGGAGCTCCGCGGGCGAGACGTTCACGCCCAGCACGCCGGCCTGATTGAACAGGAGCTGGCGGAGCACCATCTGCGAAAACACCTGGCGCTTGAAGCCCAGGCGTTCCAGGTCATCCTTGCCCATGCCCGGATTCTGGGCCTGCACCTGGCGCACGAAGCCCTCGTATTCTTCGAAAAATTCCTTGGTCAGGATGGGTGTGTCGCCCACGTAGGCCAGCACGCCGCCTCCGGGCTGTTTGGCCTGGAAGGTGTAGACGCCGAAGAAGACGAACACGGCGATGATCAGGCCGAAAATGACCTTGATGACCCACGATTGCGAATGCTGCCGGAGAAAATCCAACATGTGAGGGGGCTCCTTGGGAAACTTGGCCTGCCGGGAAGAAAAACGGCGGCCGAGGCGCGAGGCCCCGGCCGCCGGAAACGCGTCGCGGGGGGCTAGCGGCTCGCGCCCACGGCGTTGAGCAGGCCGCCGGACAAAATAATGTCCAGTTCCTTGGCGGTCAAATCATTTGTGAGCTTCACCTTGAGCTTGCCGTCCACCACGGCCTCCACGGCCTTGCCGGGCTTGATCTTCCCGGCGGGAATGGCCACCTGCGCGCCCTGGGCCACCTTGTCGTAATCGGCCTTGTCCACGAAGAGCAGCGGAAGGATGCCGAAGTTCACCAGGTTTGCCCGGTGGATGCGCGCCAGGCTCTTGACGATCACGGCCTTCACGCCCAGATGGCGGGGCCCCAGGGCCGCGTGCTCGCGGGAGGAGCCCTGCCCGTAGTTTTCGCCGCCCACGATCACGCCGCCGTCCATCTGCTTGATGCGGCCCACGAACTCCTTGTCCACGTTGGTGAACAGGTACTCCGAGATGGCTGGGATGTTGGAGCGCAGGCTCATGATGTGCGTGCCGCCGGGCAGGATGTGGTCGGTGGTGATGTCGTCGCCCACTTTGAGGGCCACGCCCGCTTCCACCACGTCCGGGGTGCGCCCGAAGCGCGAAAGGGGCGCGATGTTGGGGCCGCGCAGCACCTCCACTCCGGAGCCGTCCTCGGGCGGGAACACGAAGAGATGCCGGATGGACGGCACTTTTTTGGGCATCACCGGCTTGGCCGGGGCCTCGCCCCAGGTGGCGGGGTCGGTGAACGCGCCGTTCAGGGCCGCCATGGCCGCCGTCTGGGGGCTCACCAGGTAGACCTGGGCGTCCTGGGTGCCGCTGCGGCCTTCGAAGTTGCGGTTGAAGGTGCGCGCGCTCACGCCTGCGGACATGGGCGAGCCGCCGTAGCCCAGGCAGGGGCCGCAGGTGCACTCCAGGATGCGCGCGCCCGCGTCCAGGTAGATCTGCAGCAGGTTCTCGTCGGCCAGCATCTTGAGCACCTGCTTGGAGCCCGGGGAGATGAAGAGGTCGGTCTCGGGCTTCACGCGCTTGCCCTTGAGCATCAGCGCCACGGCCTTGAGGTCGGCGTAGGAGGAGTTGGTGCACGAGCCGATGGCCGACTGGTTCACCTTGAGCCCGGCCAGGCTCTTGATGGTGGCCATGCGGTCGGGCATGTGCGGCTTGGCCGCCAGGGGCTCGAGCTTGGCGAGGTCGATGACGATCTCCTCGTCGTAGGCGGCCGAGGGGTCGGCCTTGAGCTGCACGTAGTCCTCGGGGCGGCCCATGGCGGCCAGGAATTTCTTGGTCACCGCGTCGGAGGGGAAGAGCGAGCCCGTGGCCCCCAGTTCCGCGCCCATGTTGGTGATGGTGGCGCGTTCGGGCACGGAGAGCGTGGCCACGCCCGGCCCCGCGTACTCGAACACCTTGCCCACGCCGCCCTTCACCGTGAGCAGCCCCAGCAGGTGCAGGATGATGTCCTTGGCCGTGGCCCAGCCGGTCAGTTCGCCTTCGAGCTGCACTTTCACCACTTTGGGCATGGTGATGTAGTAGGGCTCGCCCGCCATGGCCAGGGCCACCGACAGGCCGCCCGCGCCCATGGAGAGGCTGCCCACGCCGCCCGCGGTGGGGGTGTGGGAGTCCGACCCGATAAGCGTCTTGCCGGGCTTGGCGAAGTTCTCCAGGTGCAGCTGGTGGCAGATGCCCGTGCCCGGAGGCGAGAACACCGCGCCATACTTGGCCGCCACCGTGCGCAGGAACTGGTGGTCGTCCGGGTTGCGGAAGCCCTGCTGCAGCGTGTTGTGGTCCACGTAGCTCACGGAGAGCTCGGTCTTCACGCGCGGCACGCCGATGGCCTCGAACTGAAGCCAGGCCATGGTGCCCGTGGCGTCCTGGGTGAGGGTCTGGTCGATGCGCAGCCCGATCTCGGAACCGGCCTTCATCTTGCCGCTCACCAGGTGAGAGGCGATGATCTTCTGGGTGATGTTCTTGCCCATTGTCGTCCTCGCATGTTCGTGAAAGTTGGGTCATGTGCCCCGGGATTCACGGCAATGTCAAGGCGGCCGACCGTCATGAGCCTGTAACCTGCCAGTTGTAGCTGGTTACCGAAACGCTCGCCGGTCCTTCGCCTCCTGAACAGTATGAAGCACATTCTCTTCGCCCTGGCGACACTCGCCTGGTTCCTCGCGCCATCGCATGGCCATGCCGCCGACGAGCTCGTCTTCGGACTGATCGGTACGGAAAGGCACGAGACCCTCCTCAAAAGCTTCGCCCCGCTGAGCGAGGCCCTCGCCAGATGCCTGGGCATTCCCGTGCGCGTCACCGTGCACCAGGACTACGCCGGCGCCATCTGGGACATGCGCTCGGGCCGGACGCACTTCGCCTGGATGGGCAACAAGGCCGCGCTGGAGGCCGTGGACAGCGCAGGGGCCGAGGTGGGCCTCATGGCCCTCTCCCGGAACGACGGGGCGGGCTATTTCTCCCACCTCATCGTCCGCAAGGACTCCGGGCTCATCTCCCCGCAGGACGTTCTCGCCCGGGCCGCCGACCTGACCCTCGCCCTGGGCGACCCAAACTCGACTTCCGGCTCCCTCGTGCCCGGCTATTACCTTTTCGCGACACGCAACCTGGACCCGGAGACGCTCTTCAAGCGCACCATCCGCGCCCAGCACGAGGAAAACTTCCTGGCCGTCGCCCAGGGCAGGGCCGACGTGGCCGCCACGAACTCCGTGGACCTTCAGCGTTTCAAAAGCCGCTACCCTTCGGAATGGGCCGGAATCCGCATAATCTGGACATCTCCCCGCATCCCTTCCGATCCGATCGTCTGGAAATCCTCCCTGCCCGACCCCCTCAAGAAAGCCATCCGGGAGTGCTTCATCTCCTTCGGGAAACCCGCGCCCGGCAAGGGACGCGCGGAACTGCAAGCGGAAGCCGACACCCTGGCCGACCTCCAATGGACCGGATTCGTCCCCTCGGACAACAGCCAGCTCGCCCCCGTACGCCGGATCGAACTCTACCGGCGCATGCGCACGCTCGAGGCGGACGACACCATGCCAGCCGACGTGCGCACGGCAAGAATCAAAGCCATCGACGAGGCGTTGCTGTTGCTGGGCGCTCCCGAAGACGTCCCGGCCCCATGAACGGAGCGTTTGATCGCATCTTCCCTGCGCGCGCGCTTCAGACCGGGTTCAGACGTCTCCCCGGCCTGGTCCTCAAGGTGCTTCTGCCCGTCCTGCTGACCTGGCTGATCAGTTCCCTGGCCCTCTTCGCCATCTTCTCCAGGCAGGCCGAACGCCAGGGCTACGACGACCTGCGCGCCAGGCTCGAAGCCTACGCCTCCGACAAGGCGAACGAACTCTCCAGCCCCCTGTGGAACTTCCAGCACGATCTCGTGGCCAGGCTCATGCAGAGCTACCGGCACAACGACGACCTGCTCGTCGTCAGCCTGCACGACGCTGCCGGGAAGCTCCTCCACGAAGCGCTCGGGACCGGCCCGCCGCCGAAGGGCAACATCTTCGAGACCAAAAGGGAGATCGTCCACAAGAACGCGGACCGCGCCGAAACGTTGGGAACGCTCACCGTGGTCTTTCACGACGGCAGGCTCCTGAACTCCCTGGCCGAATACCGCGCACGGGACGCGTTGAACCTGGGCCTCGTGCTGGCCGTGCTCGCCCTTTCCCTCTGGTGGACGGTGCACCGCATCGTGGGCAGACCCCTGGCGCGCCTGGAGAAGTCGCTCCTGCGCAACGCGCGCGAACCCAGTCGCGAGCCCATCGTCTGGGCCGGGCAGGACGAACTGGCCCGCGTGGCCGCCGCGTACAACGGACTCCTGGAGGAGGTGGACCGCAGGACCGGCGAACTGGTGGAAGCCAACGCCGCTCTCGCCGGGGAAATAGTCCGGCGCAACCAGGCGGAGGAGAAACTCCTGCTCGCAGCCAAGGTCTTCGAGGTCGCCGTCGAGGGCGTGGCCGTCACCGACGTCGGCGGCGTCATCCGCTCCGTCAATTCCAGCTTCGAGCGCATCACGGGATACCGGCAGGACGAGGCCGTGGGCCGCCGCCTGGACATCCTCGGGTCTGGCCGACACACGCCCGCCTTTTTCGCGGGCATCCTCTTGAGCCTGCGCAGGCATGGCGCCTGGGAGGGCGAAATCTGGAACAGGCGCAAGAACGGCGAGGTGTACCCCCAGCGGACCACCGCCAGCGCCGTGCTCGACGCGGCCGGGCGCATATCGCACTACGTCTGCGTTTTCCAGGACATCACCGAGGCGAAACGCCAGCAGCAGGCCATGGAGCGCATGGCCTTCCACGACACCCTCACCGGGCTGCCCAACCGCGCCAACCTCGACGAGCGGCTGCGCCAGACCCTGGGCCACGCGGCACGGCACGGGGGGGCCTTTTCACTGCTGTTTCTGGACCTGGACAACTTCAAGGCCGTCAACGACAGCCTCGGGCACGACGTGGGGGACGCCCTGCTCGCCATCCTCGCCGCCCGCCTGCGCAACGTGCTGCGCGCCGAGGACACCCTCGCCCGGCAGGGTGGGGATGAATTCATCATTCTCGCACCGGACGCCGACACGCCGGACAAGGCCGCCAACCTCGCCCAGCGCGTCGCCAGCGCCATGCGCAAGAGCGTCCCGCTGCAAGGCTACGACATTCCCTGCTCCGCCAGCGTCGGCATCGCCATGTACCCCCAGGACGGCGTGACGCCCCAGGACCTGATCAAACACGCCGACATGGCCATGTACCGCGCGAAAAGCCAGGGCGGCGGCGCCAGCAGGTTTTTCGCCACCGGCATGGACCTCCAGGCGCGAAAACGCCTCTCCCTGGAGACGAGGCTCCACAAGGCCCTGGAACGCGACGAGTTCAGCCTGCAATACCAACCCGTGCTCCAGGCCGACACCATGACCGTCTCGGGCGCGGAAGCGCTGCTGCGCTGGAATTGCGGGGGGCAATCCATACCGCCCGCCGAGTTCATCCCCGTCGCCGAGAGCAACAACGCCATCATCCCCATCGGCGCATGGGTTCTCGAGAGAGCATCCCTGCAGGCGGCCGCGCTCGCCCGGGGGCCTCGCACCCCCTTCACGCTCTCGGTCAACGTGTCCGCGCGGCAGTTCCACCATGAAGGGTTCCTCAACGACGTCACCGCTGCCGCCGAACGGCTCGCGGGCACAAACACCAGGCTTCATCTTGAGCTCACCGAGTCGGCGCTCATCATCGACCCCGATGCCGCCACGCGCACCATCCACCTGCTCAAGGAAATGGGCGTCGGAATCGTCCTCGACGACTTCGGCACGGGCTACTCCTCGCTGAAGCACCTCCTGGACCTGCCCATCGACGGGTTCAAGATCGACCGCGGTTTCGTCAGCGCCATCCACTCCTGCGCTCGAAGCCGCGCCATCATAACGGCCCTGGTCAACCTGAGCCTGGGCCTGAGCGTTTCCGTGGTGGCCGAAGGAGTGGAAAACACGGGCCAGCTGGACTTTCTGCGCGGCACGGGCTGCCCGGAATTCCAGGGGTTCCTGGCCTGGCCCGCCTTGCCCCTCGAAAGCTTTCCCGCGCCCGGCTCTACCCCCCGAAACGCAGCCGGTTGATCCGCGCCCGCCGGTACTGGATTTCGAAGTCCAGACGCAGCTTCTCCTGCTTGGCGGCATGGATTTCCTCGTGCCGGAACACCCCTGCAAGGGGGTCCTCCTCGGCCGAAAGCGCCTTGATGCGCGCCAGAACCCCTGACCGCTCGGCCTCGAACTGCGCGATTTCCTGCTCGATCGCGGCGATGTCGTCACTCATCAGGAACCCCCTCCGGGTTTGGTGGATTGAATGTCGGGCCGGTAGGACGCCAGGCGTTGAGCAATGCCTCCGGCGTGCAAAGCGGGGTTGGTAAGAACCGCTAACGGGCGGCAAAGCCGCCCTGCTCCAGGCTGCGGTACGCGCAGGACTGCCGAAAAGCCGTAAAGCCGACTTTTTCAGCAGCCTCCGGGCCTTGCCCTCTCCGTAATCTCCCGACAGGGACCTGCCCCGCGCCCGCCAGGAGGGATCACCCCGTACCAGGACACCGCGCGGCAGCGGATACCCGCCGGGAACGCGCTCAAAACAGCTTCTCGCCGGATCACAGCCGTCGCCAGCTCGCGGCGATGCACAAGGACGCATCCTCGGATAACCAAAGAGAGCGCTGTTGCTCACACCCCCCTGGCGCGGAGCGACACGGTCCCCCACGCGACAGGCGGCGCAAACGCAAAGGTTTTGCCGAACCCGTCAATGCCGTCCTTCCCGGTGAAGCCCGCGAAGCGGAGCGGGAGTGCGGAGGGCGTGGCCCTTTGCCCGCCAGAGGCTTCACTCCGTGCGTCTTGCCATGTTCCGCCGGGGCTGTCCGCGAGGCCCTTGCCGGGTCGCCCGGGTAAAAAAAGGGAGGCGCCTTGCGGCGCCTCCCGGATACCGGCGCGAGCCGGGATCAACTACTTCTTCTGGGCGGCGTGCTCGCCGGAGGCGGCGCGCTGCATCTTCACTTCGACCTTCTCGGTCAGGCCTTCGTAGTACTCGCGCAGGATGGCGAGGCACTCGTCGCGGCCGAAGTGGTCGGGGATGGCTTCGCCTTCGGAGAGCATCTTGCGCAGCTTGGTGCCGGACAGGATGACGCGGTCTTCCTTGGCGTGGGGGCAGGTGCGCAGGGAGGCCATGCCGTCGCACTTGAAGCAGTAGAAGGTCCAGTCGATGTTCATGTTTTCGCAGAGCAGGGCCTTGCCGGGCTCGACGGCGCAAGCGGCCTCGGGGGTCGCGTAGGGGATGCGCTTGAAGATCTCCTGGGCCTCGAACATGCCGTAGAAGTCGCCGACGCCGGCGTGGTCACGGCCGATGATCATCTGGTTGATGCCGAAGTTCTGGCGGAAGGTGGCGTGCAGCAGGCCTTCGCGGGGACCGGCGTAACGCATGTCCAGGGGGTAGCCGGCCTGGATCACGTGGTCCTTCACGAAGTAGTGCTCGACCAGGGTGTCGATGGCGCGCACACGCACTTCGGCCGGGATGTCGCCGGGCTTCAGGTTGCCGATGAGGGAGTGGATGACCACGCCGTCACAGACTTCCACGGCGATCTTGGCCAGGAACTCGTGGGAGCGGTGCATGGGGTTGCGCAGCTGCAGAGCGGCGACCTTGCCCCAGCCCTTGGCGTCCATTTCGGCGCGCAGCTCGGCGGGACGCTTGTAGACGCCCTTGTACTTGGTGGGGTACTCGGCCTCGGAGAGCACCTTCACGGGGCCGGCCAGGGACACGGGCTTCTGGCCCATGACCATCTGGACGCCGGGGTGATCCTTCAGGGCGGTCTCCCAGAAGACGTCGTCGGCAGAGTCGGGGCCGGCGCCCTTGAACACCTGGTAGCACTCCCACTTCTTCTCGTCTTCGGTGAGGGTGTACTTTTCGGTGACGGTCATGATGGCCATCATTTCGCCTTCAACGGACTCCAGGGCGATTTCCTGGCCCACGTTGATGGCGGCGGCGTCTTCGGCGGACACGGAGCAGGTGACGGGAACGGGCCAGAAGGTGCCGTCGGTGAGGGTCATCTTTTCGCAGACGCTCTTCCAGTCGGCCTTGCCCATGAAGTAGGTGATGGGCGAGAAGCCGCCGATGCCCATCATGATCAGGTCGCCCTTTTCACGGGGGGAGATCACGACTTTCTTCAGCGTGGCAGCCTTCTTGAGGGCCTCGGCGCGCTCGGCGCCTTCCAGCAGACAGATGGTGAGGCCTTTGCCGCCATGCGGGGGAACCAGTCTGGACATGTTCGTTTCCTCTCCTTTACGGATGTGTGGTTGCCTTGATGATGCCGCCCTGGCCGCGAGGCGCGGCCCCCGAACGTCCGACCCGGTGGGCTGGACGCCTATGATAAAAAATTCACGTGCATCTTCTAGGGAGAAATCCACCCCCTTGTCAAGCGCTCTCGCCCAAGCTTGACGCCCTTCTCCGACGCGGGCATCCTCGGCTTCTGGAAACGCCCGGGAGGCCTTGCATTATGCTCATCGACACCCGCGAAAAAAACGGCGTGACACTGGCGCTCATCAACACCAGGCGCATCGAGGCGCGCATCGCCGATCCCCTCGCGGCGGGACTGCTGGAGGCCATCGGCAAGGCGCGGGGCGTCGTGCTGGATTTCGCTCAGGTGGGGTTCATCGACTCCACGGGCATGAAGGCGCTCATGACGGTGCTCCTGCACTGCCGCAAATCCGAGACGCCCTGCGCGCTCATGGGGGTCTCGGAGGACATCATGAGCGTTTTCGTGATCACGCGGCTCAACCGCCTGCTGCCCATCACGGGGAGCGAGGACGAGGCGGTGGACAAGGTGCGCGAACTGCTTGCGCAGGCCCGGGAGCGCAGGGAAGGGACGGCGGCGGCCACGGAGGCCAGCTGCCCCGTGCCCGGCGCACCGGAACAGGGCAAGGCCGGGGGATGAGCCGGCGGACGCCCGTCCGGGAGTGACGCGGCCGGACCGGCGCGGCAGAATTTCGAGGGAGCGGCCCGGCGACGGTCGGGCTTCACGGATCGCCAGACAACCCCGCCGGAACGCGCCGACGCCCCCCGTTTCAAGGGCTCTCGTGTTGCGTCCTCAAAATCCGTCCCTACGGGTTGTCAAGACAACCAACTCAATCCTTTGATTTTCGTTTTGAAAAACATCTTCATGTTTTCAAAATCGTGACACTAGCGCACGAAGCGCACGGCGACGCCCTCTTCGCCAAGGTCCACGTAGGCCATGCGCGGTGTTTCAGCGCAGAGGCACCCGGGGTTCACCACCAGGGTGTCGCCGAAGCGCAGCTCCATCTGGCGGTGCAGGTGGCCGAAGAGAATCAGGTCGAAGCCCGGCCCGAAGGCCTCGGGGAGGCGCGCGGGCAGGGTGGTCCGCTCGCCCCAGCCGTGGGTGACGCCCACCGTGCGCCCGGCCAGGTTGAGCCGGAGCATGGCGGGCAGTTCCTGGGCCACGCGCCAGTCGCAGCAGTTGCCCGCCACGGCGTGGAAGTTGGGATGGCTGGTCTCCAGGAATTCCAGCATGGCCGGGCCGGTGATGTCGCCGCAGTGGATGAGGGCGTCGGCGTCGCGCAGGTGGCTGTCGAACCAGCGGCGGAACCAGTCGCTGGGGGCTTCCAGGTGCGTGTCGGAAATGACGGCGAGCCGCATGTTCATCCTTTCCCGTTCTTGCGTTCCCACCAGCAGGCCTCGGGGCCG
It encodes:
- a CDS encoding metallophosphoesterase family protein translates to MRLAVISDTHLEAPSDWFRRWFDSHLRDADALIHCGDITGPAMLEFLETSHPNFHAVAGNCCDWRVAQELPAMLRLNLAGRTVGVTHGWGERTTLPARLPEAFGPGFDLILFGHLHRQMELRFGDTLVVNPGCLCAETPRMAYVDLGEEGVAVRFVR